The Comamonas sp. GB3 AK4-5 genome includes a region encoding these proteins:
- a CDS encoding LysR family transcriptional regulator has translation MRNLNLDQLQTLVAIADLGTFAAAAQALHLAPPTVSLHIKELEARLDAVLLLRGRRQAELTPAGQVLVEQGRKLLAASDDLVEQVQRRASGREGLVRVGVSAGVSTRLLPLMLEALSQRNPGVEVRLEAVGSAESMRRLGGGTLDIAIVASPQPAVAEIVLTPWRIDPMVALLPAAWDVPDQVTPQWLSLRRWASFSASTQMHGLISTWFGQAGYRPRPFLALSYPGALKSLAAASQSAALLPLEEVEDQQHAADVQIRPLYPPLLRPMAVAHRQTAVPNPAVDSVLQVLAAFGSGVAGAE, from the coding sequence ATGCGTAACCTCAATCTCGACCAGTTGCAGACCCTTGTTGCCATTGCGGACCTGGGCACGTTTGCTGCAGCTGCCCAAGCCCTGCACCTGGCACCGCCCACGGTGAGCCTGCATATCAAGGAGCTGGAAGCCCGCCTGGATGCCGTGTTGTTGCTGCGCGGGCGGCGCCAGGCCGAGCTGACGCCCGCAGGCCAGGTGCTGGTGGAGCAGGGGCGCAAGTTGCTGGCGGCCAGCGATGACTTGGTGGAGCAAGTCCAGCGTCGGGCCAGCGGGCGCGAAGGCCTGGTACGTGTGGGCGTGTCGGCCGGCGTCAGCACTCGGCTGCTGCCGTTGATGCTGGAGGCACTCAGCCAGCGCAACCCGGGCGTGGAGGTGCGGCTGGAGGCTGTGGGCTCTGCGGAATCCATGCGGCGTCTGGGAGGCGGAACGCTGGACATTGCCATTGTCGCCAGTCCGCAGCCAGCGGTTGCGGAAATCGTGCTGACGCCCTGGCGCATTGACCCAATGGTGGCATTGCTGCCCGCTGCCTGGGATGTGCCGGATCAGGTGACGCCGCAATGGCTGTCCCTGCGGCGTTGGGCCTCATTTTCCGCATCCACGCAGATGCATGGTCTGATCTCTACCTGGTTTGGCCAGGCGGGTTATCGTCCCAGGCCATTTCTGGCATTGAGCTACCCCGGCGCACTCAAAAGCCTGGCGGCAGCCAGCCAGAGTGCTGCCCTGTTGCCACTGGAAGAAGTTGAAGACCAGCAGCATGCGGCCGATGTGCAGATCCGCCCGCTGTATCCCCCGCTGCTGCGTCCCATGGCCGTGGCACACCGCCAGACTGCCGTGCCCAATCCGGCGGTAGACAGCGTGCTGCAAGTGCTGGCGGCATTTGGTAGCGGTGTGGCGGGCGCGGAGTGA